A window from Lagopus muta isolate bLagMut1 chromosome 5, bLagMut1 primary, whole genome shotgun sequence encodes these proteins:
- the LOC125694024 gene encoding heat shock transcription factor, X-linked-like, translating into METPSSETSGASVPSTESAVSASAARRLGAKRAAAHAALGPLQEEKASPFSPGEVSAKRRCRGLSEQCCGYDSDMTSCSFLNTLWKVVESVGFQSIRWGDEGDFIVIEEAFFRAEVLARGGTLQVFDVGNMKDFVRRLHQHGFYITDADLPTSAPCAQFLAQGASISTPSQLLCYYHPYFQRDRLQCQRRFKRSLGARRRPASSLQAFQWGWQEGQQSRSLQPEMQSGAAARAGSELPVGSCNAAPAAAAAAAHHSRRPAPSGPFPRGLRPDSGAGGDGVGRRYNLRPRKRC; encoded by the exons ATGGAGACACCTTCCTCAGAAACATCGGGTGCCTCTGTTCCAAGCACCGAGTCGGCAGTCTCGGCATCTGCTGCCCGCCGGCTCGGTGCTAAAAGAGCAGCTGCGCATGCTGCCCTTGGACCTCTCCAAGAGGAGAAGGCTTCCCCATTTTCTCCCGGGGAAGTCAGTGCCAAAAGACGATGCCGCGGTCTGTCTGAGCAATGCTGCGGCTATGACAGTGACATGACATCGTGCTCCTTCCTCAACACCCTCTGGAAAGTTGTTGAAAGTGTTGGCTTCCAGTCCATTCGGTGGGGCGATgagggagacttcattgtgatTGAGGAGGCGTTCTTCAGAGCGGAAGTACTGGCCAGAGGAGGAACTCTCCAAGTCTTTGATGTTGGCAACATGAAAGATTTTGTCCGTCGCCTTCATCAGCATGGCTTCTACATCACGGACGCGGATTTGCCAACGTCTGCCCCATGTGCTCAGTTCCTAGCACAGGGAGCATCAATTTCCACTCCGAGCCAG ttaCTGTGCTACTATCATCCCTATTTCCAGAGAGATCGTCTCCAGTGCCAAAGAAGATTCAAGCGGAGTCTTGGAGCTAGGAGGAGACCAGCTTCCTCCTTGCAGGCCTTCCAGTGGGGTTGGCAGGagggccagcagagcagaagcctGCAGCCAGAGATGCAGTCAGGCGCTGCTGCACGGGCGGGCAGTGAGCTCCCTGTCGGCAGCTGcaatgctgctcctgctgctgctgctgctgctgcacatcacAGCAGACGTCCAGCACCAAGCGGTCCTTTTCCACGGGGGCTGAGACCCGATAGCGGAGCTGGGGGTGATGGAGTTGGACGCCGCTACAACTTGCGCCCCAGAAAGcgctgctga